From a single Lactococcus allomyrinae genomic region:
- the ftsA gene encoding cell division protein FtsA has protein sequence MAKSGLYTGVDIGTNTIKVLVAEYVSGEMNIIGVGNAKSDGLKNGIIVDIEKVAQALRKAVNAAEERAGITIDRINVSIPANSLEMEPCQGMVPIVGETKEITDNDVLQVIQNALMRGIVPEREIIAVETTEFTVDGFTGISDPRGMFGVRLEMRGIVYTGPKTLVHNVRKVVERAGLSVDNIVIAPLAMSQYVLSEGEREFGTIMVDLGAGQTTVTAVKEQALKFTHTSPEGGDYVTKDISTVLNTSISAAEDLKVNYGEASTERASQDEYFLVDVVGKDEPEQVTEYYLSQIIEARMTQIFDRVRQDLERGRTFEAPGGLILVGGTAAMPGVVDLATRTLGINARLFVPGEMGLRNPAFAQVISVVNYIGNRSDIDILVSHALSGDYAYTPVEETYVAPVQNVTVQPAAPAVSGESEFYTEQQTRPVVTPKAAEPEEEKEGIVDRVKNMFGNLFD, from the coding sequence ATGGCAAAAAGTGGACTTTATACAGGCGTAGATATCGGGACAAACACTATCAAAGTGCTTGTTGCGGAGTACGTCTCAGGTGAAATGAATATTATTGGTGTCGGAAATGCAAAATCTGATGGCCTAAAAAATGGAATTATTGTAGATATTGAGAAGGTAGCGCAAGCTTTACGCAAAGCTGTAAATGCGGCTGAAGAACGTGCAGGAATCACGATTGATCGTATCAATGTGAGTATTCCAGCAAATTCCCTCGAAATGGAACCCTGCCAAGGAATGGTGCCAATTGTTGGTGAAACTAAAGAAATTACAGATAACGATGTACTTCAAGTCATTCAAAACGCTTTGATGCGTGGGATTGTTCCTGAACGTGAAATCATCGCTGTGGAAACAACTGAGTTTACAGTTGACGGATTTACAGGTATTTCAGATCCAAGAGGTATGTTTGGAGTACGTCTTGAAATGCGTGGAATAGTTTACACAGGACCTAAAACACTCGTTCATAATGTCCGTAAAGTTGTTGAACGCGCAGGTTTGAGCGTTGACAATATTGTTATCGCTCCGCTTGCAATGTCACAATATGTTCTTTCAGAAGGTGAACGTGAGTTTGGGACAATCATGGTTGATTTGGGTGCTGGTCAAACGACAGTAACAGCTGTAAAAGAACAAGCACTTAAGTTTACGCATACAAGCCCTGAAGGTGGTGACTATGTAACCAAAGATATCTCAACAGTTTTGAATACATCAATCTCCGCTGCCGAAGATTTGAAAGTAAATTATGGTGAAGCAAGCACTGAACGTGCAAGCCAAGATGAATATTTTCTTGTTGATGTTGTTGGAAAAGATGAACCAGAACAAGTAACAGAATATTATCTTTCACAAATCATTGAAGCTCGGATGACTCAAATTTTTGACCGTGTTCGTCAAGATTTAGAACGTGGTCGTACATTTGAGGCTCCTGGTGGATTGATTTTGGTTGGAGGCACTGCTGCGATGCCTGGTGTTGTTGATTTAGCAACGAGAACTTTAGGCATTAATGCTAGACTTTTTGTTCCAGGTGAAATGGGATTAAGAAATCCTGCATTTGCACAAGTGATTAGTGTAGTCAACTACATTGGAAATCGTAGTGATATTGATATTCTTGTTTCACATGCGCTTTCTGGAGATTACGCTTATACACCAGTTGAGGAAACATATGTTGCTCCCGTTCAGAATGTAACTGTTCAGCCTGCTGCACCAGCAGTAAGTGGAGAAAGTGAATTCTACACAGAACAACAAACAAGACCTGTGGTTACACCGAAAGCAGCTGAACCTGAAGAAGAAAAAGAAGGCATTGTTGATCGTGTTAAAAATATGTTCGGCAACCTTTTCGACTAA
- the yqeK gene encoding bis(5'-nucleosyl)-tetraphosphatase (symmetrical) YqeK, translated as MGNRDRLIEKVHDFLNNEKLFEHSLAVATTAEKLAFEYDYDRNKAYIAGLLHDIGGVYPNNERIERAENFGIFLLAEEYKFPLIIHQKLSKRLAKEKFKITDIEILEAIECHTTLRANYTKLDLILFLADKISWDGGDNAPFKGGLLYSLEDSMEVAALYYINFIKQAGLKVVHPWLIDAQTELSDRLK; from the coding sequence ATGGGGAACAGAGATAGATTGATTGAAAAAGTTCATGATTTTTTAAACAATGAAAAATTATTTGAGCATTCACTTGCGGTGGCAACAACGGCAGAAAAGCTCGCTTTTGAGTATGATTATGATAGAAATAAGGCATATATTGCTGGACTTTTGCATGATATTGGTGGAGTTTACCCAAATAATGAGCGCATAGAGAGAGCTGAAAATTTTGGAATTTTTCTATTAGCTGAGGAATATAAATTTCCGTTGATTATTCACCAAAAGTTGTCAAAGCGATTAGCCAAGGAAAAGTTTAAGATAACAGATATCGAGATTCTGGAAGCTATTGAATGTCATACAACACTTCGTGCAAACTATACAAAGCTTGATTTAATTCTATTTTTGGCGGATAAAATCAGCTGGGATGGTGGAGATAATGCTCCATTTAAAGGAGGGTTGCTTTACTCACTCGAAGATTCAATGGAAGTTGCAGCATTGTATTATATTAACTTTATTAAACAAGCAGGTTTAAAAGTTGTTCATCCGTGGTTGATTGATGCGCAGACGGAGCTTTCGGATAGATTAAAGTAA
- a CDS encoding DegV family protein: MTFQIMTDSTADLSQTYLEQHDITILGMTVTIGNKTYETIGNEALDNATLLAAIKKGETVQTSQINSGQFSEVFKTFAKKNEELLYLAFSSGLSGTYQSAVIARDMVLEEFPEAKIIVLDTLAAASGEGFIVEEVVRLRDAGKSLTETLEILSVLTKRLQSRFMVDDLNHLARGGRIPKAVAVVGTMASIKPLLDVDTEGKLRQVSKVRGKKKAINQLIDKTLEDMDMAYPKVIVSYSGTDEIAQQIKSEIIEKSKITDVDVRPLSPTIVTHTGEGTIALFSIGKIDRS; the protein is encoded by the coding sequence ATGACTTTTCAAATTATGACGGACTCAACAGCAGATTTGAGTCAGACTTATCTTGAACAACATGACATTACAATACTTGGAATGACTGTGACTATTGGCAACAAAACCTATGAAACAATTGGGAATGAAGCACTAGATAATGCTACGCTCCTTGCAGCAATCAAAAAAGGAGAAACTGTTCAGACATCACAAATTAATTCTGGACAATTTTCAGAAGTTTTTAAGACATTTGCAAAGAAGAATGAGGAGTTGCTATATCTTGCGTTTTCATCTGGGCTTTCAGGAACTTATCAGTCAGCTGTTATCGCACGTGATATGGTTTTAGAGGAGTTTCCAGAGGCAAAAATTATCGTTTTAGATACACTTGCTGCGGCATCTGGAGAAGGTTTCATTGTTGAAGAAGTAGTTAGATTACGTGATGCTGGTAAATCACTGACAGAAACACTGGAGATCCTGTCAGTACTGACAAAACGTTTACAGAGCCGATTTATGGTTGACGATCTGAATCATTTAGCACGAGGTGGAAGAATTCCGAAAGCTGTGGCAGTAGTTGGGACAATGGCTAGTATCAAACCTCTTTTGGATGTTGACACTGAGGGTAAACTTCGTCAAGTTTCCAAAGTTCGAGGAAAGAAAAAAGCAATTAATCAACTGATTGATAAGACACTCGAGGATATGGATATGGCTTATCCGAAAGTCATTGTTTCTTACTCTGGAACAGATGAGATTGCTCAACAAATAAAATCTGAAATCATTGAAAAATCTAAAATTACAGATGTAGATGTTCGCCCATTAAGTCCTACGATTGTAACCCATACGGGAGAAGGGACTATCGCACTTTTTTCAATAGGAAAAATAGATAGAAGTTAA
- the rlmB gene encoding 23S rRNA (guanosine(2251)-2'-O)-methyltransferase RlmB: protein MENTDLIYGLHAVTEALNGDTVNKLYIQEDLRGKNVEKVKELARVKKVNISWTPKNELNKMTENGVHQGFVARVSEFAYAELDNILSVLTEKTEATILILDELTDPHNLGSIARTADATGVDAIIIPKHRSVGITPTAVKASTGALQYVPVVRVTNLSQALDRLKAEGFWIFGTDMDGTSYPKWNTAGKVALVIGNEGHGIGQNLKKQVDEMITIPMIGHVQSLNASVAASILMYEIFRNRK, encoded by the coding sequence ATGGAAAATACAGATTTAATCTATGGCTTACATGCAGTGACCGAAGCACTAAATGGCGATACTGTGAACAAGCTTTATATTCAAGAAGATTTACGCGGCAAAAATGTCGAAAAGGTAAAAGAGCTTGCGCGAGTTAAGAAAGTTAATATTTCTTGGACACCTAAAAATGAGCTAAATAAAATGACTGAAAATGGAGTTCATCAAGGATTTGTGGCTCGTGTGTCTGAATTTGCCTACGCAGAGCTAGACAATATTCTGTCAGTACTGACAGAAAAAACAGAAGCAACAATTTTGATTCTGGACGAACTGACAGACCCTCATAATTTGGGTTCTATCGCAAGAACAGCAGATGCAACAGGTGTTGATGCAATTATTATTCCAAAACATCGCTCCGTTGGAATTACACCGACAGCGGTTAAGGCTTCGACTGGTGCGCTACAATATGTTCCTGTTGTTCGAGTGACGAACCTTTCTCAAGCACTTGATAGGCTAAAAGCAGAGGGATTCTGGATTTTTGGTACAGATATGGATGGTACTTCGTATCCAAAATGGAATACTGCTGGAAAAGTTGCTCTGGTTATAGGCAATGAAGGACATGGTATTGGGCAAAATCTCAAGAAACAAGTTGATGAAATGATTACCATTCCGATGATTGGACACGTTCAAAGTCTAAATGCCAGTGTTGCAGCTAGTATTTTGATGTATGAAATTTTTAGAAATCGAAAATAA
- the macP gene encoding cell wall synthase accessory phosphoprotein MacP encodes MPRPLLTDDIIEQAKQDKKRLDQKLQRELENDREIAEKYDNIERELSKNSVYKSRRIENAKVKKRGKIINKWLWIVTVIVILLGIAFVWYYF; translated from the coding sequence ATGCCTAGACCACTTTTGACAGATGATATTATTGAGCAAGCAAAACAGGATAAAAAAAGACTAGACCAAAAGTTACAAAGAGAACTTGAAAATGACCGTGAAATTGCAGAAAAGTATGATAATATTGAGCGAGAATTAAGCAAAAATTCAGTCTATAAAAGCCGACGAATTGAAAATGCAAAAGTAAAAAAACGCGGGAAGATAATCAATAAATGGCTTTGGATTGTTACTGTGATTGTGATTCTTCTTGGAATCGCATTTGTCTGGTATTATTTTTGA
- the ftsZ gene encoding cell division protein FtsZ, protein MEFSFDTDLTTGAVIKVIGVGGGGGNAINRMIEEGVSGVEFIAANTDVQALRSSKADTVIQLGPKLTRGLGAGAQPEVGKRAAEESAETVAQSLEGSDMIFITAGMGGGTGTGAAPVIAQIAKELGALTVAVVTRPFGFEGSKRSYFATEGIEALRANVDTLLIISNNNLLEIVDKKTPLTEALREADNVLRQGVQGVTDLITNPGMINLDFADVKTVMENKGDALMGIGVATGEERVIEATRKAIYSPLLETTIEGAENVLLNVTGGMDMSLIEAQDASEIVIQAAGNDVNIMLGTAIDPNLKDEIRVTVVATGVTKEVADEALGFQPETRRQPNLTHNTNMAGSRPVQQQQATPQSQSQSSAFGDWDIRRENSPRQSVNNTRESSSVTSFNGIPSSDEDLDTPPFFRKH, encoded by the coding sequence ATGGAATTTTCATTTGATACAGACTTGACTACTGGTGCTGTAATTAAAGTAATCGGTGTCGGCGGTGGTGGTGGTAATGCCATCAACCGTATGATTGAAGAAGGTGTTTCTGGCGTTGAATTTATCGCTGCAAATACTGATGTGCAAGCACTGCGAAGCTCAAAAGCTGACACAGTGATTCAGCTTGGTCCAAAGTTAACTCGTGGCCTTGGTGCTGGTGCACAACCTGAAGTTGGTAAACGTGCAGCTGAAGAATCAGCTGAAACGGTTGCTCAGTCTCTTGAAGGCTCAGATATGATTTTCATCACTGCTGGTATGGGTGGTGGTACTGGTACAGGTGCTGCACCAGTGATTGCACAAATTGCAAAAGAGCTTGGTGCCTTGACTGTTGCAGTTGTAACACGCCCATTTGGTTTTGAAGGATCAAAACGGAGCTACTTCGCAACAGAAGGTATTGAAGCACTTCGCGCCAATGTTGATACCTTGCTTATCATTTCAAATAATAATTTGCTTGAAATTGTAGATAAGAAAACGCCTTTGACAGAAGCATTGCGTGAAGCAGATAATGTTCTTCGTCAAGGGGTGCAAGGGGTAACAGACCTTATTACAAACCCAGGTATGATTAACCTTGACTTCGCTGACGTGAAAACTGTGATGGAAAACAAAGGAGATGCCCTTATGGGTATTGGTGTGGCTACTGGAGAAGAACGTGTCATTGAAGCCACACGCAAAGCCATTTATTCACCACTTCTTGAAACAACTATTGAGGGTGCTGAGAATGTTCTCTTGAATGTTACAGGTGGTATGGATATGAGTTTGATTGAAGCACAGGATGCTTCAGAAATTGTTATCCAAGCTGCAGGTAATGATGTAAATATTATGTTGGGTACAGCTATTGACCCTAACCTTAAAGACGAAATTCGTGTTACAGTTGTGGCAACTGGTGTTACAAAAGAAGTTGCGGATGAAGCGCTTGGTTTTCAACCAGAAACTCGTCGTCAACCAAATTTGACACACAATACAAATATGGCTGGTAGTCGTCCTGTTCAACAACAACAAGCTACTCCTCAATCACAAAGTCAATCATCAGCATTTGGAGATTGGGATATTCGTCGCGAAAATTCACCACGTCAATCAGTGAATAACACACGTGAAAGTTCGTCAGTTACAAGCTTCAATGGGATTCCAAGTTCTGATGAAGACCTTGATACTCCGCCATTCTTCCGTAAGCATTAA
- a CDS encoding 5'-methylthioadenosine/adenosylhomocysteine nucleosidase, protein MKLGIICAMDEEIRVLIENLENAEKHTRHGRTFHTGSIGRHEVVLVESGIGKVMSALAVALLVEIFEVDAIINTGSAGAVAQGLNIGDVVVADKLAYHDVDVTAFGYAFGQMAQQPLYFESSKYFVSELKKVLDDVHIGLITSSDSFISSPSRIIEIKNHFPDVLAVEMEGASIAQAATALGKPFVVIRAMSDTADHNANMKFDEFIIEAGRKSAKGLISLLNKMV, encoded by the coding sequence ATGAAATTAGGAATTATCTGCGCAATGGATGAAGAAATCCGCGTACTTATTGAAAATCTAGAAAATGCGGAAAAACATACACGTCACGGGCGTACTTTTCATACGGGTTCAATTGGTCGCCACGAAGTTGTATTGGTAGAGTCTGGCATTGGTAAAGTAATGTCTGCACTCGCTGTAGCGCTTCTCGTTGAGATTTTCGAGGTGGATGCTATCATCAATACAGGCTCGGCAGGAGCTGTAGCACAAGGATTAAATATTGGTGACGTTGTTGTTGCTGATAAGCTAGCTTATCATGATGTGGATGTTACTGCTTTCGGCTATGCTTTTGGCCAAATGGCTCAACAACCCCTTTATTTTGAATCAAGTAAATATTTTGTTTCTGAGTTGAAAAAAGTTTTGGATGATGTCCATATCGGCCTGATTACAAGTTCTGACAGCTTTATCAGTAGTCCCTCACGTATCATTGAAATTAAGAATCATTTTCCAGATGTCTTGGCAGTTGAAATGGAAGGTGCATCCATTGCACAAGCTGCAACAGCTTTAGGTAAACCATTTGTTGTTATTCGTGCAATGTCTGATACAGCTGACCATAATGCTAACATGAAGTTTGATGAATTTATTATTGAGGCAGGTCGAAAATCAGCCAAAGGGCTGATTAGTCTACTAAATAAAATGGTATAA
- a CDS encoding YggS family pyridoxal phosphate-dependent enzyme, whose product MTIIENVKQIMSNVDAAQAASSYSNQSVSVIAVTKYVTSDVAREVIENGIKHIAENRVDLFLEKYNSLKEYDVTWHLIGNLQRRKVKDVINFVDYFHALDSVKLANEINKRANHVIKCFVEVNISGEESKHGFSADELLSVLTELSKLENIKIVGLMTMAPFDATEEECDDIFGRTKKLQVEISEMKIPNIPCTELSMGMSRDYQNAIKNGATFVRIGTEFFKDL is encoded by the coding sequence ATGACAATTATAGAAAATGTTAAACAAATAATGAGTAATGTAGATGCGGCGCAGGCTGCGTCTTCTTATTCTAATCAGTCGGTTTCTGTTATTGCGGTGACAAAATATGTTACTTCTGATGTTGCACGCGAAGTGATTGAAAATGGAATTAAGCATATTGCTGAAAATCGAGTTGATCTCTTTCTTGAAAAATATAATTCTCTGAAGGAGTATGATGTAACTTGGCATCTGATTGGTAATTTACAAAGACGAAAAGTGAAAGATGTGATTAATTTTGTTGATTATTTTCATGCGTTGGATTCTGTGAAACTAGCCAATGAAATTAACAAACGTGCGAATCACGTTATCAAGTGTTTTGTAGAAGTAAACATATCAGGTGAAGAAAGTAAGCATGGATTTTCCGCTGATGAACTTCTGTCAGTATTAACAGAGTTGTCAAAATTAGAAAATATTAAAATTGTTGGTTTGATGACTATGGCTCCGTTTGATGCAACTGAAGAAGAATGTGATGACATTTTCGGACGAACAAAAAAATTACAAGTTGAAATATCTGAGATGAAAATTCCTAATATCCCTTGTACTGAATTAAGTATGGGAATGAGTAGAGATTATCAGAATGCAATTAAAAATGGTGCGACCTTTGTTAGGATTGGCACAGAGTTTTTTAAAGACTTGTAA
- a CDS encoding NAD(P)/FAD-dependent oxidoreductase, translating to MKKIAIIGGGIIGMTLANYIDTTQYEVILFDSQKNQATQASAGIISPWLSKRRNKKWYQLAKDGAAFFEQLVRDFDLPAEVYEQCGTLFLRELDELERLKKLALERKKEAPEIGEVQLLSPEETVDFFPLLKELPSLYISGGARLDGKSYLEHLKRRAIARGVKFVTEEASLRRVGEYWGIESVSENIEVKELVLCAGPALKNLLSSIDYETDVRPQKGQLLSFETTFDTGNWPVAFLDGEADLIPFQKGKILLGATHENEAGWDLKPTQAAFEQLTQGVERFVRESSFIKGNVQYRVGTRAYTSDFAPFFGPIMNEKGLIVACGLGSSGLTVGPYIAYLLAQHLNHPEEVWEVSKYQKEMANYVIKKKDNQ from the coding sequence ATGAAAAAGATTGCAATTATCGGCGGCGGAATTATCGGAATGACGTTAGCAAATTATATTGATACGACACAATATGAGGTCATTTTATTTGATTCTCAAAAGAATCAAGCGACTCAGGCAAGTGCGGGAATTATTTCACCGTGGCTCTCTAAAAGACGAAATAAGAAATGGTACCAACTCGCTAAAGATGGCGCTGCATTTTTTGAACAATTGGTTAGAGATTTTGATTTACCAGCGGAAGTCTATGAACAATGTGGGACGCTCTTTTTGAGAGAACTAGATGAGCTTGAAAGACTGAAAAAATTGGCGCTAGAAAGAAAAAAGGAAGCTCCAGAGATTGGAGAAGTTCAATTACTTAGTCCAGAAGAAACGGTTGATTTTTTTCCATTGCTAAAAGAATTACCTAGTCTTTATATTTCTGGTGGTGCAAGATTGGATGGTAAGTCTTATTTAGAGCATTTGAAGCGGCGGGCGATAGCTAGAGGAGTGAAATTTGTCACTGAGGAAGCAAGCTTACGCCGAGTAGGTGAGTATTGGGGAATTGAGAGTGTATCTGAAAATATAGAGGTAAAGGAGTTGGTACTTTGTGCTGGACCAGCACTTAAAAATTTATTGAGTTCTATTGACTACGAAACAGATGTTAGACCTCAAAAAGGGCAGCTTCTTTCTTTTGAAACTACTTTTGATACAGGGAATTGGCCAGTTGCGTTTTTAGATGGTGAAGCAGATTTGATTCCATTTCAAAAAGGGAAGATTTTACTTGGTGCAACACATGAGAACGAGGCGGGTTGGGATTTAAAACCTACTCAAGCTGCATTTGAGCAATTGACGCAAGGGGTAGAAAGATTTGTGAGGGAATCTAGTTTTATTAAGGGGAACGTTCAATATCGAGTGGGGACAAGGGCTTATACTTCTGATTTTGCACCATTTTTTGGACCAATAATGAATGAAAAAGGCCTTATCGTAGCGTGTGGGCTGGGTTCATCGGGTTTGACAGTGGGACCTTACATTGCTTATTTGCTGGCTCAGCATCTTAATCATCCAGAAGAGGTCTGGGAAGTATCAAAATATCAAAAAGAAATGGCAAATTATGTGATAAAGAAAAAGGATAATCAGTAA
- the pepC gene encoding aminopeptidase C → MTLTKDFTQKLYENFAENTKLRAVENAATKNGLLSSLEVRGSHAANLPEFSIDLTKDPVTNQKQSGRCWMFAAMNTFRHKFINEFKTEDFEFSQAYTFFWDKYEKSNWFFEQIINHVDMDDRRLKFLLQTPQQDGGQWDMMVAIFEKYGVVPKSVYPESQASSSSRELNQYLNKLLRQDAEILRYTIEQEGDVQAVKEDLLQEVFNFLAVTLGLPPQSFDFAFRDKENNLVKFEGTPKEFYSKFVNVDLSDYVSVINAPTADKPYNKSYTVEFLGNVVGARDVKHLNVDMARFKKLAIAQMQAGETVWFGCDVGQESNRSAGLLTMDAYDFKTALDIEFTQDKAGRLDYGESLMTHAMVLAGVDLDSEGNSVKWKVENSWGKDAGAFKGYFVASDSWMDEYTYQIVVRKEFLTEEELTAYESEPQVLLPWDPMGALA, encoded by the coding sequence ATGACTTTGACAAAAGATTTCACACAAAAACTCTATGAGAATTTTGCTGAAAATACAAAATTACGTGCAGTAGAAAATGCAGCAACAAAAAATGGTTTGCTTTCTAGTCTTGAAGTACGAGGTTCACACGCGGCTAACTTGCCAGAGTTTTCGATTGATTTGACGAAAGATCCTGTAACGAATCAAAAACAATCAGGACGCTGCTGGATGTTTGCAGCAATGAATACTTTCCGTCACAAATTTATCAATGAGTTTAAAACTGAAGATTTTGAGTTTTCACAAGCCTATACTTTTTTCTGGGATAAATATGAAAAATCAAATTGGTTTTTTGAACAAATTATTAATCATGTTGATATGGATGACCGTCGTTTGAAATTCTTGCTTCAAACTCCCCAACAAGATGGTGGTCAATGGGATATGATGGTTGCGATTTTTGAAAAATATGGTGTAGTACCAAAATCGGTATATCCTGAATCACAAGCATCATCGTCATCTCGTGAACTTAATCAATATTTAAACAAATTACTTCGCCAAGATGCAGAAATTCTACGTTATACTATTGAGCAAGAAGGTGATGTACAGGCTGTTAAAGAAGATTTATTGCAAGAAGTTTTTAATTTCTTGGCGGTAACTTTGGGCTTACCACCACAAAGTTTTGATTTTGCTTTTCGTGACAAAGAAAATAACTTGGTTAAATTTGAAGGTACTCCAAAAGAGTTTTATAGTAAATTTGTAAATGTTGATTTGAGTGATTATGTGTCAGTCATTAATGCACCAACAGCAGATAAGCCTTACAATAAATCTTATACTGTCGAATTTCTTGGAAATGTTGTGGGTGCGCGTGATGTGAAACATTTGAATGTTGATATGGCACGTTTCAAGAAGCTTGCCATTGCACAAATGCAAGCAGGTGAAACAGTTTGGTTTGGTTGTGATGTTGGTCAAGAATCAAATCGGTCTGCCGGCCTCTTGACAATGGATGCTTATGATTTTAAAACAGCACTTGATATTGAATTTACCCAAGATAAAGCAGGGCGCTTGGACTATGGAGAAAGTTTGATGACTCATGCCATGGTTTTGGCTGGTGTAGATTTAGACTCAGAGGGAAACTCTGTTAAATGGAAAGTTGAAAATTCTTGGGGTAAAGATGCAGGGGCTTTCAAAGGTTACTTCGTTGCTTCGGATAGTTGGATGGATGAATATACTTATCAAATTGTTGTACGCAAAGAGTTTCTGACTGAAGAAGAACTTACTGCCTATGAATCAGAACCACAAGTTTTACTTCCGTGGGATCCAATGGGGGCTTTGGCTTAA
- a CDS encoding YbjQ family protein, translating to MIITTTNTIDGVEIKGYKGIVFGEVVAGVDFIKDFKASFTNILGGRSKSYENELIQGREEALEELKQRATALGAGAVVGVKVDYETIGTGGNNMMMIIASGTAVEI from the coding sequence ATGATTATCACAACGACAAATACCATTGATGGTGTAGAGATTAAAGGATATAAAGGAATTGTCTTCGGTGAAGTAGTCGCTGGAGTTGATTTTATCAAAGACTTTAAAGCAAGTTTTACAAATATCTTAGGCGGTCGTTCAAAATCTTATGAAAATGAATTAATTCAAGGACGAGAAGAAGCACTCGAGGAATTAAAACAACGGGCAACAGCCCTTGGGGCAGGCGCAGTGGTTGGTGTTAAAGTAGATTATGAAACAATCGGTACTGGTGGGAATAATATGATGATGATTATCGCCTCTGGTACAGCTGTAGAAATTTAA
- a CDS encoding cell division protein SepF: MAFKDWMNNLRDYFVEDEEEFDEPVRPVQESKPTVVSTPKPKVEERMPKGTSQSRPTSSTARTQTQTVAPKRTVSNFSKPMPEKIVQQASATQAQSLASAVSTIAIKEPRAYADIMEAARIVKNGESVLVNFKFMGDAQARRSIDFMTGVVFTLDGDIQNVGGQIFLMTPANITVDAAKEMSILAGQNFESYDLY, from the coding sequence ATGGCCTTTAAAGATTGGATGAATAATCTGCGTGATTATTTTGTAGAGGATGAAGAAGAGTTCGATGAACCTGTTCGTCCTGTGCAAGAATCTAAGCCAACTGTAGTATCTACACCAAAACCTAAAGTTGAGGAGCGAATGCCTAAAGGTACGAGCCAATCTCGTCCTACATCTTCAACTGCAAGAACTCAAACACAAACAGTTGCACCAAAACGCACTGTTTCAAATTTCTCAAAACCTATGCCTGAAAAAATCGTACAACAAGCCTCAGCTACGCAAGCACAATCTCTTGCTTCTGCGGTTTCAACTATTGCAATCAAAGAACCACGTGCCTATGCGGACATCATGGAAGCAGCGCGTATTGTCAAAAATGGTGAATCTGTCCTTGTGAATTTTAAATTTATGGGAGATGCACAAGCGCGTCGTTCAATCGACTTCATGACGGGTGTGGTCTTTACTCTTGATGGTGATATTCAAAATGTCGGAGGTCAGATTTTCTTGATGACTCCTGCCAATATCACTGTTGATGCAGCCAAAGAAATGTCCATCTTGGCTGGCCAAAATTTTGAAAGTTACGATTTATACTAA
- a CDS encoding YggT family protein, whose translation MLTILTLVSWLFRLMDVYSFILVIYALMSWIPSLYGTWIGQLIIKISRPYLSLFENLPLRIAGLDFTIWVAIIALQLIQRFIAIVLNGILF comes from the coding sequence ATGCTTACAATTCTTACACTGGTGAGTTGGCTTTTCCGTTTGATGGATGTTTATTCATTTATTCTGGTTATTTATGCTTTAATGAGCTGGATACCTAGTTTATATGGTACATGGATTGGTCAATTAATTATCAAAATCTCTCGTCCTTATCTTAGTTTATTTGAAAATCTTCCTCTACGGATTGCTGGATTAGATTTCACAATATGGGTTGCGATTATTGCTTTGCAGTTGATTCAACGTTTCATTGCAATTGTACTTAATGGTATCTTGTTTTGA